From the genome of Amycolatopsis granulosa:
GGGCACGAGCGCGGGCAGTCCCTTCGGCCGCCGCGGCGCGCTGCTCAACCTCACCGCGCAGGGCACCGCGTTGCTCATCGTCGCCGTGGCCAGCGTGCTGGTGGCGCGGATCGGCGGACCGACCGTGCTGGGCGAGTACACGCTGCTGCGGGTGCTGCCCTGGCTGTTCGCCGTCGTGTTCAGCTGCGGGTTGCCCGTCGCCTCGACGTTCTTCATCGCCGGCGGCTACCGCGACGACCCGCGGCTGCGGCCCACGCTCACCGTCCTCGCGGTCCTCGGCGCGGGCATCGCGACGGTGCTGTGGCTGGTGGCGGCACCGCTGTTGCACCGGGAACTGTTCACCGCCACGCCGCTGCGGGTGGTCGCGCTGATGGCCGCCACGGTGGTCACGCAGCTGATCACCGTCTGGGGCAAGGCCTGCTGCCAGGGCGCCGCCGACATGCGCGGGGCCAACCTGGTGATCGTGTGCGAGGAGCTGCTGTTCCTGCCTGCCTACGGCATCGCCGGCCTGGCCGGGCTGCGTGGTATCGACGCCGTGGTGGCCGGCATGATCGCCGGCGGTGCGGCGGCCGCGGGGACGGCGCTGGGACGGCTGGCCGTCACCGGCTTCTTCCGCCACTGGTCACGGCCGCGCCTGCCGCTCGGCTTCGCCATCCTGCGCTACGGCGCCCGCGGTCAGCTGGGCAACCTGCTGATGCTGGTCAACCTCCGGCTGGACTTCGTGATCCTCGGCGTGCTCGCCGGTCCGGCGGTGGTCGGGGTGTACGCGGTCGCCTCGAAGTTCGCCGAGCTCATGCGCCTGCCGGCGACCGCGCTGAACTACGTGCTCTACCCGCGCTTCGCCCGGCAGGAACCGGCCGCGGCCGACGCGGACGTGCAGCGCCTGCTGCCCCGGGCGGTGGCCGGCACCGCGGCCATGGCGCCGCTGCTGGCGGGCGCGTCGGTGATCACACTGCCGGTGCTGTACGGGCCGGCGTTCCATTCGGCGGTGCTGCCGGCGTGCATCCTGCTGGCCGGGCTCGCCGTCGAGGGAGCCGCCGCCGTGTCGTCGGCCTACCTGTGCGGCCGGGGCCGGCCCGGCGCGAACTCGTGGGGCATGGGCGCCGGCGCACTGGTCACCGTGGCGCTCGACCTCGTGCTCATCCCGCGCGCGGGCGCCGTGGGCGCGGCCATCGCGTCCAGCGCGGCCTACCTCGTGACCACCGGGCTGCTCACCACGATCGCGCAGGGGCTCGCCCGGCGCTCGGTCGCCGTGGTGGTGGCGGACGGTGGTGAACCGGCATGACCAGCCCGGCGTCGCTCGTCTCCGCCGTGGTCGCGGTGCTGGTACTCGTGGTCGGGCTCGCCGCCGCGGACAGCCCGTCCGTGGCCGGCGGCTACCCGCCGTGCACATCGTCGGTGGCACCGCAGGCATTCCGCGTCACCCTGTGCCTGACCGCGCCGGCCGCGGGCGCGACCCTGCCGGGCCCCGCCACGGTACGCGCCACGGTGGCCGTGTCCGGCCCGGCTCCCGACGTCGAGGGCGTGACCTACAGCCTCGACGGGGCCTACCTGTTGTCCGACGAGCAGTCGCCGTACTCGTTCACCCTGCACACCTACCTGTTCGC
Proteins encoded in this window:
- a CDS encoding oligosaccharide flippase family protein encodes the protein MRIDVPGVARRWWGTSAGSPFGRRGALLNLTAQGTALLIVAVASVLVARIGGPTVLGEYTLLRVLPWLFAVVFSCGLPVASTFFIAGGYRDDPRLRPTLTVLAVLGAGIATVLWLVAAPLLHRELFTATPLRVVALMAATVVTQLITVWGKACCQGAADMRGANLVIVCEELLFLPAYGIAGLAGLRGIDAVVAGMIAGGAAAAGTALGRLAVTGFFRHWSRPRLPLGFAILRYGARGQLGNLLMLVNLRLDFVILGVLAGPAVVGVYAVASKFAELMRLPATALNYVLYPRFARQEPAAADADVQRLLPRAVAGTAAMAPLLAGASVITLPVLYGPAFHSAVLPACILLAGLAVEGAAAVSSAYLCGRGRPGANSWGMGAGALVTVALDLVLIPRAGAVGAAIASSAAYLVTTGLLTTIAQGLARRSVAVVVADGGEPA